In Catharus ustulatus isolate bCatUst1 chromosome 28, bCatUst1.pri.v2, whole genome shotgun sequence, one DNA window encodes the following:
- the CRTAM gene encoding cytotoxic and regulatory T-cell molecule → MTVPGVLLILLLLQGGFPGAAGDTVTLKEGENLKLHCTFSSSNATLQWLNPAGFTIFLNALQVLRDQRYKLLHYSKGELSIQLSNVTVQDGGIYSCFHYSSHFQSKRHNVQILAAPSHPVLEVSQDAGRGIKLSCYTQGSKPQPQISWLLDNGIELSGDTRHQLGADGKKWSTSSTLRILSYTPQGTASCILQHPALGGERLVASLPFQDLPSPGCKQPARLPEGAEGPSPSENPAGTIPSASPGNPGVSSPSSSPENPEVSIPSASPENPAGTSPSASPKDPEVSIPSPSASPNDPEVSSPSASPGNPEVSSPSASPNDPEFSIPSSSPENPQVPSSAPTPAQPNLTDVTSSGTETTPSGNGTEEEAPRTEVPPPHENITGISPLTLEQDPESKGIVKKEKNLLLPMLVAALIFVLLIIVLLFLVKLKKAHGVWKRENDVSEQTLESYKSRSNEDSPGHERNGQAVNPKSNMQYITEEHVEPPEKNPETPEKNPETPEKNPGAKIMAISEKIFQCGRETDV, encoded by the exons GGGGGtttccaggggctgctggtgacactgtgactctgaaggaaggagaaaacctCAAACTTCACTgcaccttcagcagcagcaatgctaCCCTGCAGTGGTTAAACCCCGCTGGTTTCACCATTTTCCTCAACGCTCTGCAGG ttTTAAGAGACCAGAGGTACAAACTCCTCCATTACTCCAAGGGTGAATTATCCATCCAACTGTCCAACGTGACAGTGCAGGATGGAGGAATTTACAGCTGCTTCCACTACAGCAGCCACTTCCAAAGCAAGAGGCACAACGTTCAGATTTTGG ctgctccttcccatccagtgctggaagtgtcccaggatGCAGGAAGAGGCATCAAACTCTCCTGCTACACCCAGGGCAGCAAACCCCAGCCCCAGATCTCCTGGCTGTTGGACAATGGGATAGAGCTCTCAG GTGACACCAGGCAccagctgggagctgatggCAAGAAATGGAGCACAAGCAGCACACTGAGGATCCTCAGCTACACcccccaggggacagccagctGCATCCTCCAGCACCCTGCCCTCGGGGGAGAGAGGCTGGTGGCATCTCTCCCCTTCCAGGACCTCCCCAGCCCAG GCTGCAAACAACCAGCCAGACTTCCAGAGGGTGCAGAAGGTCCCAGCCCTTCAGAGAATCCAGCAGGTACCATCCcttctgcatccccagggaaTCCAGGAGTTTCCAGCCCTTCTTCATCCCCAGAGAATCCAGAAGTTTCTATCCCTTCTGCATCCCCAGAGAATCCAGCAGGTACCAGCCCTTCTGCATCCCCAAAAGATCCAGAAGTTTCAA ttcccagcccctctgcatcTCCAAATGATCCAGAAGTTTCCAGCCcttctgcatccccagggaaTCCAGAAGTTTCCAGCCCTTCTGCATCTCCAAATGATCCAGAATTTTCCATCCCTTCTTCATCCCCAGAGAATCCACAagttcccagctcagcaccgACACCAGCCCAGCCAAACCTCACAGATGTCACATCCAGTG ggacagaaacGACACCCAGTGGGAATGGCACCGAGGAGGAAGCTCCCAGGACAGAGGTGCCACCCCCACATGAAAACATCACAGGGATTTCCCCCCTCACCCTGG AGCAAGATCCTGAATCCAAGGGCATTGTGAAGAAGGAGAAGaatctcctgctgcccatgctggtGGCTGCTCTGATTTTTGTGCTGCTCATCATTGTCCTGCTGTTCTTGGTGAAGCTGAAGAAAGCCCACGGAGTGTGGAAGAGAG aaaatgATGTTTCAGAGCAGACACTGGAGAGTTATAAATCCAGATCTAACGAAGACAGTCCAGGCCACGAGAGGAATGGACAAG CtgtaaatcccaaatccaacaTGCAATATATAACAGAAGAACATGTGGAACCACCAGAGAAGAATCCAGAAACCCCAGAGAAGAATCCAGAAACCCCAGAGAAGAATCCAGGTGCCAAAATCATGGCAATaagtgagaaaatatttcagtgtggAAGGGAGACAGATGTATAA